In Candidatus Contubernalis alkalaceticus, the following proteins share a genomic window:
- a CDS encoding type II toxin-antitoxin system HicA family toxin, which translates to MKGSHHQYKHNEKPGTVTVQHPKKSIYGHTLRSIYRQAGWEW; encoded by the coding sequence ATAAAAGGCTCACATCATCAATACAAACACAATGAAAAACCAGGAACTGTAACAGTTCAACATCCAAAAAAGTCAATATACGGTCATACTCTCAGAAGCATATACCGACAAGCAGGCTGGGAATGGTGA
- a CDS encoding type II toxin-antitoxin system HicB family antitoxin produces MVKKQAYYNKGVQKMIDRYLFPAIFYPPEQDGLDYCVVFPDLDVATQGENIQQAFDMAKELLELTLYGLEEDEEKIPAASNPSDILLDYQNAFISLISVYMPIIRDEMAQQYVRKTVTLPKWLNDAAESANVNFSRSLQTALRLKLNISNPPGHYKAKKKT; encoded by the coding sequence ATGGTGAAAAAGCAAGCTTATTATAATAAAGGAGTGCAAAAAATGATAGATCGTTATCTTTTTCCAGCAATATTTTATCCGCCTGAACAAGACGGACTTGATTACTGCGTTGTTTTTCCCGACCTCGATGTGGCCACACAAGGCGAAAACATCCAGCAGGCATTTGATATGGCTAAAGAACTTTTAGAATTGACACTTTACGGCCTGGAAGAGGACGAAGAAAAAATTCCAGCAGCCTCTAATCCGTCAGACATCCTCTTGGATTACCAGAATGCTTTCATTTCTCTAATTTCAGTTTATATGCCTATCATTCGTGATGAAATGGCACAACAATACGTCAGAAAGACTGTTACACTACCGAAATGGCTAAACGACGCAGCTGAGAGCGCCAACGTTAATTTTTCACGGTCACTTCAGACAGCACTACGGCTCAAGCTCAACATCTCGAACCCACCCGGTCACTACAAAGCAAAAAAGAAAACTTAA